One Terriglobia bacterium genomic window, ACAAGCTGGCGCTGAACAAGCAGGGCTACGACTGGGCCACGCAGGTGGAAATCCAGCGTCGCGAGGCAACCGCGTGGCTGGCGCATGCCGAAAAGAACAACGACGGTGCGGTGTCGCTGCTGCGGTCGGCGGCCGAACTGGAAGACTCCACCGAAAAACATCCGGTGACCCCGGGTCCGGTGCTGCCCGCGCGCGAACTCCTGGGCGACTTGCTGATGGAAGTCGGCCACCCGCAGCAGGCTTTCCAGGAATATGAAGCTGCGCTGAAGAACGCGCCGCACCGATTCCATGCGGTGCGAGGCGCAGCCCGCGCCGCCGAGGCTGCGGGCAAGCACGATGTCGCCCGGCGGTATGATCGTGAGCTGCTGGAGTTAACCGTCGCGGGGCTTAATCTAGTTTATCTGGCGGTGAAATAACGTCAGGAGATGGCCTGCGAAGCAGAACGCTGTACACTCGACACATGCGACGAAAACCCACTCGACGGCTGTTCAAGCTGGGCTGGCCCAACGTCGTGCTGAACTGGGCCGGCCAGCCAGCATCGGAGCTTGCGCTGATCGGAGAGCAGTATCACCGGGCAGCGCGCGTCCTGGTGCGCGAGTTCGCCGGCAAACGCGGCTGGAGCGACTTGGAGGCGTACCCCATCGTCTTTAACTACCGCCATGCGCTTGAACTGATCGTCAAAGGAATTCTCGTCATTGGAAATGATCTCGCTGTGCTGCTCGACTCGCCAAAGCTCAAATCATGCGACGTATTCAAGAAGCACTCCGTCGTCAGTCACATACCCAAGCTGCGGGAGATCTTCAAGGCTGTTGGCTGGCGGTACGACTTCTCGCATGTCGGCATGACAGGGGCGCAGGTCAATGGCATCATCCGCGAGCTTGAGCGCTTCGACCCGCATTCAGAAGCCTTCCGCTACCCTGTCAAGCGGGACGGATCATCATCGGTCACTGACTGGCACTTCACGTTTTCGCCAGTAGAATTCGCCAACACAATTGATCCGATCCTCGAAGCGCTGTTCGGCGCTGCGTTCGGCCTTGGCATATTCCGGGATCAGGCGCTGGAGTCGAGGAGTTGGGGAGTGGAGATGAAGGCTTAGAACACGCCTGTTAGGTTCTCCGTTCGTCCCATGTCTCAATGATGAACGTGGCCAGCGTCGATGCCGCGTGTACCGCAAGTCGTGCATGTCGCGGCTTCAGCTTGTATCCCCTGGCGCTCTGACCGTGCGCCGATCCCTTGTGCGTCCGCAGTGAGCCGACGCCATCCACAATCGACGCCATCCCGCTGAGAATCTTACGTAAGTCTTCGTCGCCGACACCCGCAGGATCGAGATGCAAGTCTTTGCGGACGACGTTCCAGAGCGGCTTGATTGATTTGTCGCACGGCATCTCAAGCTCTTTGTCGGTGATGTACTGCTGAAACAGCGCCTCCAGTAGAGCCGACGCCGCCGTAACTGCCGCTGGAGGGTCCTTCTCGACGTTGCTGAGAATTCTCTCGAATTCGGCCTCGATGTTCGGAAGATCGTGGGAACGGATGATGTCCTGCAAGGCGCGGCTCGCAGGGCCGGTCTCCGTGCGCACCACCTGACCGCCCGTCCTATACGTCAATCCGCACTTCTTCAGCACGTTATGAACGCGGAGGCGCACCATTGTTTGATCGTCCGTCGATGCGCCCGGTGCGTCTACTTCCATGAATTCCGTCAGCACGGTGCCAAGCGCGGCCCGCGGATCGGGCATTGACGTATTGGCGCGTTGCAGCCACTCGCGCGTCTTATCGACCTTGTTGCCAACTGGTACTTCGCCTGGAATGCCCGCCTGTCGCATGAGCCGGTCGATCTGCGCATGGGTGTAGAACCCACTGATCACGCCGGCAACGACCGCGATCACTGGAACGGGGATCGTTTGTCTTATGGATGACTGCGGGATCAGGTTCAGGCGTTTCGCAAGGGAGCGGAGAAGCGTGATGCCGCGGCGGATGGCATCGCGGTCGCTGCGGATAAAGTCATAGATGTTACCGGAGTTGATGCCCGCACCCGCTTCGCTGCGGAATTGCATTGTCGGCTCATCGGAGTCGAAGATCGTAGATAGCAATCCGGCTGTGTAGTCCGTCCAAACCTTCTTGTCCGCCTCGAATGCATTCCGAGCGTCCCATGTGTGCTCTACAACGCTCGTACGCAATTGCTCGCCCTCCGCGATCTGCGCTTCGATCTTCGCCTTCGCATCAGCGACGGTCATCTTCAGCGGCGGGAGTATGCGATCAGATGTGCTCATCGGCACGAGCGTACCATGCGATTCGCGGCCTCGCACAACGGCTCACGCGACAGGCGGCCGTCGGCTACGATGCTGCAAACGTCACATGCGTAAACTGACGTGGCAGGCCAGCGCTTATTTCCTCGTCCGTGCCGCCTTGATCTTGGCCAGCAAGTCGCGCGCCGGTTGCTGATAGGGACCCTGGATGTTGCCGGCCTGCGTCAATACGCTGATCGCGTCCGCCGCCCGCTCCATCTTGGCGTAGGCGAACCCCAGGAAATACAACGTGCCCGCGAGGTCCTCGGGAGAATCCTGCAACAGACCAGTCGCAGTCTTGAGTTCGGCGGCACCGGCCGGAATCTTATTCTCCTGCAACAGGACGCGCCCCAGCACCGAGTGCGCTACGCCCGCCAGCTTGCGTTCGGTGGGGCTGGCTGCGGGCTGCGTTTTCTGCAACTCCACCGCGCGCCGGGCGTACGCGCCGGCTTTGGCAATAAGATCGGGATTGTTTGAATAGGCACTCGCCAGCACCGTCAATAAGCGGATGTCGTTGGGATTTTGCGCCAGCATTTTGTCGCCGAAGGCGGCCAGGCCGGCGGAATCCTTCATCTCCTGGAGGGTCACGACACCGAGCGTTGCCAGCGGTTCGGCAAACTGCGATCCCGGAAAAGCGCCCAAATACTTTTCAATTTCCGGCATGCGCTTGCGTGCGTCCTGCTCGGAGGTGATGGCGTTGTACGCGGCAACTTCCAGGTAGTGAAAGCTCGGTTGCAACGCCTCTTTCTGGGTCGCAATCTGGTTGGCAAAATCTTCCGGCGTCATCTCGGCTGGTTTCGGCGTCTTGTCGATGCCATGGATTACGGCAGCGCCGCGCACCGCGTAATCCACTGCCTTGGAGGAATCCTTGAGCTGCTGCGCGACGTCCACCTGCGAGACCAGGATTTCCACCACATCGGGCATGGCGGCCAGCGCCTGGTCGCCGTAGGCCAGCGCTTTTTGCGGATCGCCGGCGGTCACGTACTGTTGCGCCAGTTGCCAATTGCCGTAGGCAACGGCGGCCGGATTCGCCGCGAACTTGCGCACGAACTCCTCCAGCATCGCGGTCCGCTTCTGCGCGTCGCCCTGGTTCGAGATGGCCTGTAACTCCTGGTCTTCGGGGGTGCCCGCCTTAATCGTGATCCTGGATTGCGCCCACAAAGGCGGCGCCAGCAGTGCCACCAGGAGCACGATCGCCCTCAATCGCTGATGTGTCATAGGACCTCCCGGCAGCCGGCCGGTTGCAGGCGAATGCTATCGCCGAAACGGAAGCGCGGCAACCGCCGGCCATCACATTCCCATGTGCGCAAAAAAAAGCTGCTTCACCCCGGTGGGCGAAGCAGCATGCGCAAACAGAACTCTTAACTGATCGGGGCGTCGGAAGGGGCGTCGGGGCGATTGCGCCCGCGCACGGCCGGTAGTCCCACGTCGCGAATCTTGTACAGCAGCGCGCGATAGCTGATGCTCAACGCGCGGGCGGCGCGTTTGCGGTTCCAGTGATTCGCCTGCAATACCTTGAGGATGATCTTGCGTTCCAGCTCCAGCACCGCCTGGCGGGTCACCTTCTTCAGGGAAATCGGACCATCCACCGAGATATCGTCGTCGTAGATCTGCTGCTTGCGCGGCATCAGCTCGGAGGTGATCGCCTCCTCGCTACCCAGGATGGCGTAGCGGCGCATCAGGTTCTCCAACTCGCGAATGTTGCCCGGCCAGTGATAACGCTGCAATTGCGTCAGCAGTTGCGCCGAGAGAGGACGCGCGCGCGAGTTGTACTTTTCGTTGTAGAGGTCGAGGAAGTACTGCACCAGCGCCGGGATGTCGGCAGCGCGTTCGCGCAGCGCCGGCATTTGGATGTTCACGACGTTGATGCGGTAAAACAGGTCCTGGCGGAATCGTCCGACTTCGACCTCGTGCTCCAGGTGGCGGTTGGTGGCGCACACCATGCGCACTTCGACCTTCTTGTCTTCCTGCGCGCCGATGCGGCAGAACTGCCCGTCCTGCAGAACCTGCAGCAGCTTCGATTGCAGGCTGAAATCCAGTTCCGAAATTTCGTCGAGGAACAACGTCCCGCGGTTGGCCAGTTCCACGCGGCCGGGCTTGTTGGCATACGCCCCGGTAAACGCGCCTTTCTCATATCCGAATAATTCGCTTTCCAGCAAG contains:
- a CDS encoding abortive infection family protein; this translates as MRGRESHGTLVPMSTSDRILPPLKMTVADAKAKIEAQIAEGEQLRTSVVEHTWDARNAFEADKKVWTDYTAGLLSTIFDSDEPTMQFRSEAGAGINSGNIYDFIRSDRDAIRRGITLLRSLAKRLNLIPQSSIRQTIPVPVIAVVAGVISGFYTHAQIDRLMRQAGIPGEVPVGNKVDKTREWLQRANTSMPDPRAALGTVLTEFMEVDAPGASTDDQTMVRLRVHNVLKKCGLTYRTGGQVVRTETGPASRALQDIIRSHDLPNIEAEFERILSNVEKDPPAAVTAASALLEALFQQYITDKELEMPCDKSIKPLWNVVRKDLHLDPAGVGDEDLRKILSGMASIVDGVGSLRTHKGSAHGQSARGYKLKPRHARLAVHAASTLATFIIETWDERRT
- a CDS encoding sigma 54-interacting transcriptional regulator translates to MSAAGAPFSIDRSLPVPPDAVMFGNTRAMQAVRERVQKVASSNLPVLIQGESGTGKDIIARMIHHLSAWSNGPWVKVNCPAIPGTLLESELFGYEKGAFTGAYANKPGRVELANRGTLFLDEISELDFSLQSKLLQVLQDGQFCRIGAQEDKKVEVRMVCATNRHLEHEVEVGRFRQDLFYRINVVNIQMPALRERAADIPALVQYFLDLYNEKYNSRARPLSAQLLTQLQRYHWPGNIRELENLMRRYAILGSEEAITSELMPRKQQIYDDDISVDGPISLKKVTRQAVLELERKIILKVLQANHWNRKRAARALSISYRALLYKIRDVGLPAVRGRNRPDAPSDAPIS